In a genomic window of Magnolia sinica isolate HGM2019 chromosome 16, MsV1, whole genome shotgun sequence:
- the LOC131229215 gene encoding umecyanin-like, whose amino-acid sequence MGAVSMRGLLVILAVAISVSDGWAKVHHVVGGDRGWDPSTNVADWSSGKIFRVGDKIWFTYSAASEGIAEVKSKDEFESCDISNPIRMYMDGLDKVALDSAGPRYFASSRSDSCKNGLKLHVEVQQQSDTNNQTATSASTVHALAAAPTIPSRSSTIQASSAIIWSGLALLCFMGFGRVV is encoded by the exons ATGGGTGCTGTGAGCATGAGAGGTTTGCTTGTGATATTGGCTGTGGCCATCTCAGTGAGCGATGGGTGGGCCAAAGTTCATCATGTGGTGGGAGGTGACCGTGGGTGGGACCCATCTACCAACGTTGCTGATTGGTCGTCTGGGAAGATTTTCAGGGTTGGAGATAAAATct GGTTCACGTACTCGGCTGCATCGGAGGGGATTGCCGAAGTGAAAAGCAAGGACGAGTTCGAATCCTGCGACATTAGTAACCCGATAAGGATGTacatggacggcttagataaggtGGCCCTCGACAGCGCAGGGCCACGCTACTTCGCCAGCAGCAGGTCTGATAGCTGCAAGAACGGCCTAAAATTACACGTTGAGGTGCAACAACAATCTGACACCAATAATCAGACAGCAACATCAGCATCTACCGTTCATGCCTTGGCCGCTGCGCCCACCATCCCATCCAGATCGTCCACCATACAAGCATCATCAGCTATTATATGGTCTGGGCTAGCTCTTCTATGTTTTATGGGATTTGGAAGGGTAGTTTAG